GTACGCCGTCCACGATCTTGACCACATGGGGAAAGAGGGGGTGGTCTCGGTCCAAGCCGGTCAATCGGACAGCAGCTTCGGCAGGCGAGTGCTCCTTGAGGACCTTGGCCAGTTCTACGCTCTCCTCATCACCTTCCACATTCTGGAACCGCAGAGCCATTTCAAAGGAGCCCATCAGTGACTCGAATTTTCCACCACGCTCAGCCAGCTGCGCAGCCGGGCCGATGAATCGCTCCTTGCGGGATACTTTGCGCAGTGGAGCACGACCCACACGCTCCACGGTGTCTTCGAGGTAGGGGTTCGAGATTCGGGTGATGATGGTCTCAACATACTCCTGCTGCTCGGCAGCACTGATTTCATGCTTGTCGATGATGAGGGACGCAGTTTCTTGAAGCACATCACGGACAATGCCACGGATGCGAGCATCCTGGAGGGCTTCGGCAATGGTCTTCTTGCCGGCATTGTAGCCATAGTAGGCTGCAGTGGCGTGACCGGTGTTGACGGTGAACAACTTGCGCTCAATGTAGGGCTCCAAGTCACTAACCCAGTGGATGGCCGGGATTTTTGGATGACCAAACTCGCCGAAAGGTGTTGACTCCACGGCCCATTCGTAAAACTTCTCGATGCGCACGTTAAGACCGCTGTCGGCGGCTTGGCCAGGTACAATACGGTCAATGGCCGAGTTGGCAAACCGGGCTCGATCTGGCATAGAGCCGACACGATCTTGGGCGGTGTTGTCCTTGATAAACTGATGTAGAGTATCAGTGGCACCGATGGCATTCTCACAGGCAACAACAGCCAAGGGTGTGGCATCGGTGCGGGCATCGATTCCCTTGGCAATTACGGGAGCGATGAACTTGAGGATGTTCGGGCCCACCGCGCAGGTCACAATAGCGGCGGTTGAGATCTCGTGGACGACTTCACTCTCATGGGTCTTGGAGTTGATTGCACGGTAATTGGTAATTGTCTTGGTCGATTGGCCCTCGTCACTGACTTCAGTAACCTGATAGGACTTGGTGTTTTGTAGGGCGGTGATGATGCTGTCCATGACATCAACGAAGACGACTTCAAAGCCAGCAGTGTGGAGGAACTCGGCGACGAAGCCACGGCCGATGTTTCCACCACCGAAGTGAATAGCTTTCTTTTCCATTGTGTTTTGAGAAAGAGTAGGAATTGGAAGGAAAGAAAGTAGAGATAaaggtagtagaggtagagGTAGAGGTAGAGGTAAAAGTGGAAGTGGAGGTCGAAGGAgaggaggtggaggtggaagtggaagtggaagTAGACAAGGAAACTAAAGAGGAAGTCGCGTAAGTTGCACTTTCCAGTCCAATGGGGGAAAGAGCAACTATTTAAGGAAAGAGGGGTCAGGAAAGTATCTCCTTACAGTTGGGATTATGCTTGTTCCAAGGTCAATCTGACGATGACTTCATAGATATCTGGGCAACGGGACTGGCCTCCGCCTTGTTTTCAACCAGTCATAACATTGACTGTCCTGCATTCTATGCTGCTCCACTATTTTGCTTTAATTCTAGTATTCCCTATTGATCCGAGAAGATGTTAcccttctctttctccccGCTTGAATGTCCGTGCAACCCTCATACTTCAACAATTACCGCGCAGTAGGGACAGACTACAAACACACTATTCCTAGTCAAGTAACTAATAGGTTTCTTTTCATGTGCACTCACAGGACTCACAGGGCCTGAACCACTCACTCACCGGCAAAACAAAGAGAGCATCACCGGGGAAGCCCATATCAATACTTCGCGCTTTGACAAGAATCTTGGCAAATTGTAGACATCGGAGAAAATCAGCCGACAAACCGGGAAGAtctttacggagtacagtgGTCCTGGGAGTCTGAGCCATTGTACGGAATGCACCAAGGTGATTGGATTGAGGTTAAAATTATATGGTGATTTCAAGAATATTCGAGACTACTCACAACTCATAGACCCTCAAGACCGATATCCACATATCCACATATGACGTCGGATGAACGGTTGATAGACCCGACCCATTTTTTTCCCCATTAGTTGCCCACACCATCTTCAGGCGAGGTCTTCATTCCAAGTGCATCTACTACCTTCCATGCCCCAGCACTCTAGCCCCTATGGGGCTAGAGTGCGGGCTGGAGTGCTACCTGGTTTGTACGGCCCAACACACCGTAGCCCCTGAAGGTTAGGGGGAAAAACCCCTAACTCTCGCGGTACCCCCGGGCCCCGGTCAAGAACCCTAACCCTCAGAGAACCCGAAGAAAGTGGCCGGATTGGCAACTTTGCGATTTCACGTGAAACCGTTCCTAGTTAGATTGAACACTATTCTCTTTTGGTTACGGGCATTTGGAAATTGGAAGGTAGTATCGTTCGTTTCATAAATGGCTCTTTATCTACTATGGGATGGGATTATATTTGATTTTGCGAGTTTCCCCGACATCCGCCCCCCGTCTGAAACCTGCGCTCTCCGACTGGCTAACTTCACCGCTCCCTAATTTCTCATTTCGGTGCTGATTACCCCTCTACATCCTTTGAGACTGACGCAGGCGCAGCCTGTTTGTTAACGAAGGCATTCGCAAAGCTAGCAACGCTACCGGCGAGCATGAGCCCCACCGCGGCCCAAGTCATCCCGAGGAATTTATCACCGTAACGGGCTGACACGCTCGAGCCCTTCCCGTGAGCATTAATAAGAGCAACGAATTCAAAAGCGAGAGCGGTTGCGATGATAGATGCGATGCTGATGCTGAAAGATCCAAGCTAAAGGGATCCATGTCAGCGAGTTCTGGTATTCCGGGGAAATGTGAAATGCACTACGCTCAAATTGGAAGTCCACTGCCTGCATAAACGACATGCAGGACAGAGTTTATGTAGGGGGGTAACTCCATCACCAGATCGTGTTCGGGTATGTGCCACTCACCACGAAAAACGAAAATTCACATGGGCCCTGGCACGCTTTCGGAGCAAGAGTCGACCATACTCGTACAAGTAGAACAAGCCCCATCGCACCAACTCCGATACAGTACATCAAGGCCATGACTTGACTCGTCATTTTGAAGGCGTGGAAGTCATCGCCGATTACACGCGGCCACCCCAGCTGCTGGCTGGACGTGATCTCTTTCGGCCAAGATTGGGTTGGGTCAAACGAGGAAAGTATCGTGCGGTTGGAGCATTTGGTCACGTTATGCGTGACTTCCGCGCTGGGGTCCATTGTCTTCAGTGTTCCCTGGCAGTAGGATAGTACATGGATGGAATAGAAATCGTGGGCTCCACTATCGGTGCTGACTGCGGGTGTGTAAAGCTAAATGGATAATCGCGGCCATGTTAGTCTTCTGCATCTACCTGCCACCTTGAGAGGGTAGATTGGAGACGATCGGACTTACCGTCAAGAGATCCACATCCTCAAGCAAATTCCTCTGCGTCCCTGCGAAGAGACACAGAAGGGTGAGTATAAATGCGACGAAAACCGTCACTGTCTGGAATACGGCCTTGAAGTCCGACATGATGGTAAGTCGGGTGTCTTTGCTGGTTTAGTGCTAGTCTTCCGCAAAAGGTATTTGAACCCAGTAAGCAGTATCTGGTGGTGACCACAGCTGACGATGTGAAAGCTCGATGTTCAATCAGAAGAACTCGCATCGGCGGTTCTTGCCCTCATATACCAACCAGACTGGAAATCGGGACGATCGGGATCTTTCATCACGATGGCTTCATTCCAGACGTAGGCTGTGGGAAAGGGCGGGGCATACAATTCTGCATAATATCAAGCTTGGATTTTCCGTAGAATGTGTTCATTACATATGGTCGGATAGGAGGCCTCAAGCCATTGGAAATATGAAACGCAAGCCTGGAGTGGCCTAGGCATGATGGCTGGGAAGGGATGGGTGTAGTTTAGCGCGCTTTGGGAATGTTCGGAATGTTGCCAGCCACGAAGGATATTGCATGCCAGCATCAAATTTGTCCTTTATTCGTACGATCTGGTGACGAATTAATTTTAAATATGAGTTATGATCGAAATTTTATCTATGGGCTGGTTTGAGAAGATCTCGATCGCAGAGATGAAGGGATGTGCCAGGGCTATATATAAGAGATCTTAAGTAGTTTGACGCCAGTGGCCAAGGGTTCGGCCTTGACCACTTCCCACTAGGTCTATGCACATGCTCTTATACAATGCCCAAATCGGAACATTCTGATTTAATTTCGTTGTTTCGACATAAAAATAATGTCTCACTTATTTAAATTCTTCGGCTAAGCTGGTTCATGATCCAGTCAGATGGAACGTGTAGTGACACCTCTTGCTTTGAGCTCGGCAAACAATTAAAATGCTAATCGCTATAGTATCGAAGAAACAATGAAGCACTTGTCTATTCCTATGATCCGACCTATTACAAGGTCCCTTGCTGTGGTGGTGGAGTATGGCGGCACATCAGACAACGGGTATTCGATTGGGTAAATAGTCCCCTAGGTGGATTTTCTGTGGCAGAAAATCGTTGACCAACTTCTATGACGAGATTCATTGATCGAAGCACTCCCAAATCTCGCCTGTTTCGCTCGATTTATCTTTATTTATATACTAAACGCCGTAGGGTGAAAACCGTGGGGTTCACCGCTGGATGGTTCTTCCAGCTTTAACACTATGAAGGGCAAAAAGAACCTTCGAACTTCTTCCGAAAAGGTCCTGATCTTGACTTTCTGAGATCGCTCAAATAGATCAGATGAAATTTTAGAATAGAACATGCCGTAGGGTTTGAAATCAGCTATGCCTCCACATTGCCAGCGGTCCACCTCTCCCGTCAGCCACATTTTGCCTCTTTTCCCTCATTCTTCCTACAACCCCGCCCTCGTCTTCGCTCACCAGTCATAAGAAGGCTGCCAGTCGATGCTGATCTTTTAGAGAGCTACACCCGGCAGAGAGAAAAAAGGGTCTGAATGCACGGGGTTAACTATCTACTACGTGCTGCTTCTCGTTCGTTACCAGCCTTAAGCCTACATGGCCTAGTTCTCCCAGCTTATGTAGTTTTACAATGATCATGAGCATTGCAAGTCATGATCTACCATCGTCTCGATCACGGAACGCAGTTTATGAAGATACGTACACAGCCTGTGCTTCACGTGGGATTTCAATCGTCTTGCTTGTTCATGTAGGCGCTTCGAGAATCATTCCCGGTGGTATGGCTTTGTTCATGATTTGCACCTGCCTCATGTCAAATGATATTAAGCCCTCCACTTTCCTTGATCCCTGTCGATCTAAGCAGCGTTTTTCAAATAGACCATAGACCGCCCTAAACCTCTGAGTTCCGGGACGAGGCGGGATGAGGCGGGCCGAAGAGAGAAAACAGAGCTTTCAAATACCAACTTGCGATCGATCTCGTGTGAATGAAGTCTAATCCAAAAGGCATCAATCGCAGCTCGCCTAGATACCCACAGAGGATAGTCCAGCAGTTATCTTTCGAGAACAGGCTGTTTCCTTTGAAAAATCAGATATTGCCCCGGCAAAGAGACAACGAACGATTACATTTGTATCGTcgcaaaaaaagaatgagTTCAAAACTCGCCCACGTGCTTTCGTAGAGTGAGCGAAACCTTTTAGGAGTAGCGCAGTGCCCCTGCAAGGTCTATATTTTTGTTTGCAAACTCGGGCGAAGGTACCATGAATCGAAGCTAGCGGTGGCAAGCTATCGGACCACGCGCCGTGTGGAAATGGCTCGCAAAGAATCTATTAGGGCATCTGCTTCAAACTGTGCGAGCTCCATATGCAGGCCTATTTGATTGTAGTGGCCGCTTGCATCTGAGATTCAAAAGGCGCTGCTAGGCATTCTCGGGCTTTTGTAACCAGCCAACTTAGCCGAGAGCTTTTCCCTGGAGCTCTGTCATTTCATCTTGGCATCTCGCACCTAAAAAAAGCTGTAAATTTTTGTCCCATAGAGATTTGAAGTCTAGCTATACTTACAAACACACCTGAAGAAGTAGTCTTTATGATCGTTTCATATCGAGAAAAACCAGAAGCAGATAGATCTACATGTGATTAAATAAAACTTTCTCCACCATGGAGGAGGCGCAAGGTTCAGACTTGCATCTTGTCTCCCTTCAAAAATTACGAAGGCTGTAGGGATACACAAGTGGTCCATAGAGGAACAAAGAAGATCAAGTATGGTACCTGCGCAAGGATTTTGTGAGTATCCAAGACGTGTTGATTCATGCCTACATAACCATCAATTGTAACCGTAGCATACAGCATAGTAAATGATCTACGTCTCCGAGATAGGCACATTTGTTCACACTCCTACCGATTTAGAAGTATTTACCATCGCCGTAGAAATGGGACCTCTGAGGTGTATATGGCATAATCGGTTTCGAGGTGGTTAAAAGCATTCCATTATTCGACATCGATCAAGTCGGCGACTTGCACACTAGTCAGTCTGTAGAGAGCTCGCGTTTTGGCAACAAATGCTTTTTCTCGCTCAGCAAATAACGCTCCTGCCGGTGGTAGCGCCGCCAGGCAACCTGACTGGCAATTCTGTCAAGTAAAGTAAGAGATGACGAAATAGTCCTTTCGGGATTAAGTGACAAGTTTTGGAAATCAGTAGCAAACTTTGCATCTATCGCACTTCTGAAATGGCTCGATCCCTTCAAAGGTCTCGCGAAATTGTCCGTCAGGCAATATTGAGCTTGGGCTGTACGAGAAGCCATAATCAAAAAGTAGAGCACACATCCCATCGTCGACACATGTGATCAAAGGGTCAGGTCGTTAAATTTCCTCTCCCTCGCCAATGACGCTAGCCGAGAATTAGCCGTGTTTCGTCCCTGCGATAGACAACGGTCGAATTTCTAGACGAGGTCATCGGCCAATTCGGAAATTTGATCTAGCGTTACTCCAAGACCCTACTGTGTACTTGCGAAAATGGATTGTGGTTGATGAGCGGTGATACTCCTCTCACATTTTTAAAGAAAGAAAATGCATCGAGATACCGATGAAGCGTACCCAAgtgatattttttttttagttttttCGTCTGTATTACATAGTTCGATGTACTAAACCGATCGAATACTAGTTATCTCACATCTCGCGCTATATTCCTGGACAATGTACGTGTGAGAGACTACCATATTCCACTGTAACTGCCGCATGTAGTATGGCATGGATTTTTACAAACTACTCACTTCCAATCTCTCGACGATCTTCAATGATCTTTCAAGTATCGCTCACATCAAAAGATGGGCGGTGTCACATAATTAACATACTGTGCCTCTCATAGATGGACCATCAACCAGCATTGTCATCGCAACTCGGTCTATTGCTCTGAATCACGCATATCTAGTTGAATAGAAGTCTCTTACAACAATCCACCTCGGGATTTAAACACAGTGGTGGCACTTTCTCATCGAGCTGTGCCCGTGATCTGTGAAAAATTGAAGATCAAAGCTAAAAATGCTGCCGTTAAATAGTAATTCAAGATAATCCACTAATGGTAGGTACGAAGCTATCAAAGGGCACCTTGATGATAGAGAGCCGATACTTTATAGCTATTATGCTAGCTCGGGTCGAGAAGATTACGAAAAGACTTAAAAGAGAAATTAGAGCGTATTCAATGGCTTAGTTACCTTATCTCTGTACTTCTGAGGATCTTGGAACTATCTCCATTTCCGGATACTCATATCCTATGCCACAAACCACACCAAAAATGGAGATAATCCATTTCTTACAAGTTACTCCGTGCCGAATTTGTTACAATTCACTGTATATGGATCCCTAAAAGCGGTCTAAATGCAGACATAACTAAGACCGGAACCGAGTATTCGGGCATTAAAGCCAGTGCATTACAGCCCAGAGTGATATCCCCCCTCGTAGTCCTCACCTTCATGTCCATCGTTTTAATCCTTGAGTTAGTCCCTGGATTTGTCTTTTTGCTagcttcttctcatccttcGTGGTGCATGAGATCATAGCTAATTGCGTCATAATTAGACACTACATCCACACGGAAACTTCCACTAATCTGTTTTGAGCGGCGGCCTAGCGACGAAGCCATAGAGGGACCCCGGGAACTTCTTTTGTATCTCTCATCTCAAATTCCTTCTTCGTTAACATATTTCCCTATTCAATGGAAATTTCATATCTTATACCTAGTCTCTCCTATCAAAGAGGTACATTCCACTTAATCTTTCTTGCCTCATATTTGAACTAACCTTACAATAGTAGCATGGGGTTCTTCGATAGGCCTCCGAATACAACCTTTGTCTTTGACAGAGCAGACAATGACTTTCTTAAATGCGGGCCGAACTACGTTGCTCGGTCCAAACTCACCGAGTTATTTCTTGCCGAGTACGCTCTACGTGAATTAACGCAGCGTGAGGAATGGTTATACCACAAGACTATAGCCTTACAAAAGGCTATGGCTATGACACAGAATGAGAATTCTGATGCGACTCACTTTGAAAACGCAAATAAACAGCTTGAAAGGACTCAAGCTGATTATCCAAGAAAGGAGTACGCCCTTTACCGAGCAGAGTGCATGCTTCAATTGAAGTTTAGATATGCCTATGATCGCTTAAGGCGCGATGCTAAATGGTTTATGCGTGAAGAAATGGTTCATGATTGTTCCAATCGAGGTGGATGTTGTAGCCGGAAATGCGGATGTTGTGAACAGAGGCATCGGTCTAAAAGGGAGAAAGGCAGAGGCCATTGCACTGTGGAGTGCGGGTGCTGCATCAGCTTTCGAGGTTTCGAGCTCCCAAAGAGACAAAAACAGGAGCGGAGGAGAGATTTCGAAACTATCCTAGATGAACACAATTCGGCCTACGTTATGCATTTGGCaaattgcttttttttgccgTTGAAATGGAAGCCCCAGGTGTCCTGGTTGCAGCGAACTTTGAAAAGGGGTTCCACTCATGGCCAAAAGAATGAGAATGCCCTGCTCTAATTTGCTTGAATTCAACTTGCTAAAATAATGAATGGCTTTGCTACCCAAATACAGTGTGCCTTCATGTACTGAAAAGCCCTTGATGGAGATATGTTACAGTTTCTCAGATCCAAGTGAAATAGATCTTACTGCCGTGGGGATGAGGTCAAAATAAGGTCAACTGTTAAACAACAACCCGCCAGTCATCGTGAAACGGCGGAGATCAACTCTGATGAtatcttgattttgattggtgAGGATTTACAACCTTGTCAATCTATCATACTCATCCATGATTCAATTGTTGCGACTCGACGGTTTGATCAGAACAGCTTCAATTTAATCTCATTGATCTTTCATTCTATGAAACGGTTTACCTCGATTTTAACTGAAATTTTGCAAATCAACAATTTAATTTGTTGTTGTTTGTTGGCCCAAGGATTGTGAAAATTGAACTGAGGATCAAAGGATCCATTGATTTGAAGCAAGGGCGAGATCAATGCTTAATACacttgctcgctgcggcggcaagccgggTAGATCGGTTATGATAATTCGATGTGTCGGTGGTGGTTGCTGCGCTCTTTGCAAGCATGTCAACATGTTCGTTGCctggaatgccttcatgcgCCGGGATCCAGCGCAATTCAACCTGAATCTTGCTCTTCGAGCACCAGTCCAGTAGGCGGAGGCTTCCTTCCAGgtatacctggccagatggcatttTGGGGGTTTGAATAGCTTTAAGAGCGGCCTGGTTGTCGGTGAAGATCACGGCCCCCCTCTCCGCCAGCCTTTCTCGCCAGTCGTCGTTGCTTGTGAATTGGTATTGGATAACTTCCAGTGCCATTTCAATAGCGCGGAGCTCGGCGGCGTACACGGTGGCATCGTCGCCAGATCCCATATTGCATAGCCGTGACTCGTTCTGGACACTcgggtatgccgggtacactgcggccccaatgccgccttgatacccgctcccatcggtgTATAGTCGTACCGGTGCGCGGAATTGTCGTTCAATGCTATCGTGTGTGTGTTTTTTGCTTGCTCTCGTTCTTCAATGTGTACCTTTGGTGGCTTGCTCCATGGcgcctggatgtatgccttcctgcttTCCCATTCCCTTGGTAAGGCGTCCGGGATTGCAGTGAGACatccacccttcttccaggacTGAGCCTCCATTGGTGTCCATCCTCCTCTCTGGCGTTGAGTTTTGCTCCTTTCTCGGAGCATTGTTTTTGGTATTGCATAGGCTGGGCCTGTACGTATTCGAATAGCAGCTAGCCGGACTAaccggtcaagctgctgctgcataggtagtAGATGAAGTTCAACATCTAAAatgcctccctagcagttgttttgaaggcaccgcttATTATACATGCTGCTCTCGCCTGTATACTTGCAAACtgtttcacgtagcttcTCTCCCTCAGTGTTGTGGTCAGTGGTGAATGCCAAGCCGCCGCTCCGAAcagcatctgtgggatcatcaccGCCTGATATATCGTACGCATtgaagagagagatgctccccatgCAGAGCCAGTCAAGCCCCGTAGCGCTTGCAGGCTGATgccggccttagcaagcatttgctgcctGTGGTGCCGGAACGTTAGACCGGGATCTAGCCAAATCCCAAGGTACCGCTCCGCCGTGGTGGTAGCCTGAACAGTAGTACTCGGTAGCACCAATGGCGTATACCCCTCCTCCCTAGATCCCGGGTTGACGAAGTGTATGAGTGCGtacttcttaggatcgaacaccgaggcgTGTCTAGCTGCCCAGGCATCGGCATACTGGCATGCTTTTTGTAGTTTcgagatggtttcatgctcGTCCTTCCCGgtgacaatgaaggcaacgtcgtcGACCCACCCGCTTGTCTTCACCCCCTCGCAGCCCTCTACTAGATCCgcattgtagattaggtataggattggagagagaggtgatcCCTGTGGGATGCCGGTTGGTGTTAGGATACTTGCCGATACCCCTTCTGGCATACGGATCCTAGTGCTTCGAGACGTGaggaatgctttcacccaTGGTACGAGCTAaccgagtccccttttgTAAAGGTTATGGATTAACCTTTCGTGAGAGACgttatcgtacgctccggaGACGTCGAGTAGTAGCACACTGGCTATCTTGCTATTGCCCCATGCTCTCCGCACCCGGCCGATGATTTGCTGAATGGCATGATCCACTGAGAtcccttttcttcctccaAGATGTGTATCCGGGAGTAATTTGTGGGTTTCCACCGCGTAGCTAATACTTCGTGCAATAACTGCCTCAAGGAATTTGCTGAGTGTGTTAAGGAGTGCAACTGGTCGGTAGgacttcgcaagctggtaatcacgcttaccagccttacgtAGTACCACAGTGATtgatttctggaagtgtgACGGGTTGGTACCGAGCCGTATACAGGCGTTGTAAATCCCAGAGATAGTGTCAAGTACTGCCGGgatctcaataagcttat
Above is a genomic segment from Penicillium digitatum chromosome 3, complete sequence containing:
- a CDS encoding Mannitol-1-phosphate dehydrogenase, which produces MEKKAIHFGGGNIGRGFVAEFLHTAGFEVVFVDVMDSIITALQNTKSYQVTEVSDEGQSTKTITNYRAINSKTHESEVVHEISTAAIVTCAVGPNILKFIAPVIAKGIDARTDATPLAVVACENAIGATDTLHQFIKDNTAQDRVGSMPDRARFANSAIDRIVPGQAADSGLNVRIEKFYEWAVESTPFGEFGHPKIPAIHWVSDLEPYIERKLFTVNTGHATAAYYGYNAGKKTIAEALQDARIRGIVRDVLQETASLIIDKHEISAAEQQEYVETIITRISNPYLEDTVERVGRAPLRKVSRKERFIGPAAQLAERGGKFESLMGSFEMALRFQNVEGDEESVELAKVLKEHSPAEAAVRLTGLDRDHPLFPHVVKIVDGVQSDAKEARQSCV
- a CDS encoding Actin cortical patch SUR7/pH-response regulator PalI, with the protein product MSDFKAVFQTVTVFVAFILTLLCLFAGTQRNLLEDVDLLTLYTPAVSTDSGAHDFYSIHVLSYCQGTLKTMDPSAEVTHNVTKCSNRTILSSFDPTQSWPKEITSSQQLGWPRVIGDDFHAFKMTSQVMALMYCIGVGAMGLVLLVRVWSTLAPKACQGPCEFSFFVLGSFSISIASIIATALAFEFVALINAHGKGSSVSARYGDKFLGMTWAAVGLMLAGSVASFANAFVNKQAAPASVSKDVEG
- a CDS encoding Reverse transcriptase, putative — encoded protein: MQQQLDRIERQFRAPVRLYTDGSGYQGGIGAAVYPAYPSVQNESRLCNMGSGDDATVYAAELRAIEMALEVIQYQFTSNDDWRERLAERGAVIFTDNQAALKAIQTPKMPSGQVYLEGSLRLLDWCSKSKIQVELRWIPAHEGIPGNEHVDMLAKSAATTTDTSNYHNRSTRLAAAASKCIKH